The Janthinobacterium lividum genome has a window encoding:
- a CDS encoding cupin domain-containing protein, with amino-acid sequence MPRKADACLPQMELEQQRDATPGFEPKGSFGFIRYLEHGFPNSLVRWHYHDEYELHLIVETSGKVFVGDYIGQFTPGHLVLTGPRVPHNWVSLGTPPEGVALRDMVVQFSHAPLASMAAAIPELKDIFPLLQRALHGVEFLASVNSRCGASSASATAMACRASSNFSPCWVSWRRPATTNCCRRCRCSRATTTWPWRASVPPSTSSCTITAASFR; translated from the coding sequence ATGCCACGCAAAGCCGATGCCTGCTTGCCGCAGATGGAGCTGGAACAGCAGCGCGATGCCACGCCTGGCTTCGAGCCGAAAGGCAGTTTTGGTTTCATCCGTTACCTGGAGCACGGCTTTCCGAATTCGCTGGTGCGCTGGCACTATCACGACGAGTATGAACTGCACCTGATCGTCGAGACGAGCGGCAAGGTTTTTGTGGGCGACTACATCGGCCAGTTCACGCCTGGCCACCTGGTGCTGACGGGGCCGCGCGTGCCGCACAACTGGGTCTCGCTCGGCACGCCGCCGGAAGGTGTGGCCTTGCGCGACATGGTGGTCCAGTTTTCGCATGCGCCGCTGGCGTCGATGGCCGCCGCCATTCCCGAATTGAAGGATATTTTTCCGCTGCTGCAGCGCGCCTTGCACGGCGTGGAATTTTTGGCGTCAGTGAACAGTCGCTGCGGCGCTTCCAGCGCATCCGCGACAGCAATGGCCTGCCGCGCTTCATCGAATTTCTCACCTTGCTGGGTGAGCTGGCGCAGACCAGCGACTACCAACTGCTGTCGACGGTGCCGATGCAGTCGAGCGACGACGACGTGGCCCTGGCGCGCATCAGTTCCGCCATCAACTTCATCGTGCACAATTACAGCAGCCAGTTTTCGCTGA
- a CDS encoding AraC family transcriptional regulator — translation MHNYSSQFSLKQLAEQVDMPERTFSRFFRSATGNSFTDFVNRLRINKACQLLMETERYVSNICYEAGFNNVANFNRRFLELKGMTPKEFRQQALGRFGA, via the coding sequence GTGCACAATTACAGCAGCCAGTTTTCGCTGAAACAGCTGGCCGAGCAAGTGGACATGCCCGAGCGGACATTCTCGCGCTTCTTTCGCAGCGCCACGGGCAACAGCTTCACGGACTTCGTCAACCGCCTGCGCATCAACAAGGCCTGCCAGTTGCTGATGGAGACGGAGCGTTATGTCAGCAACATCTGCTATGAGGCGGGATTCAATAACGTGGCCAACTTCAACCGGCGCTTCCTGGAATTGAAGGGCATGACGCCGAAGGAGTTTCGCCAGCAGGCACTGGGCCGTTTTGGTGCCTGA
- a CDS encoding esterase-like activity of phytase family protein: MNTAVTSIPKLTLLAIAAGLALAACGGSDNTPAEPSKPVAQTGVFLDGAVEGLDYVAGSAAKASTNAKGEFICNPGDTVAFGVGGLALGSAPCGAVVTPLALAASTNVADDKVVNRLLALQLLDEDSDPSNGIKLTAEVKAALAGKTLDFAAAPAVFNAALAAHLSAVGTKFAARTVDAERRALVREHFEDTLASKAGAPVNEALTQANPVGEVKVTVTRYQIQAADKFYVPYEGANAKIKGEFPNGFLPSYGSGLAYKGKNAAGDLEFYGLTDRGPNGDGPLVPDPSGKGTIGSKIFPSPSFTPSFGVITVGKNGAVLGSSTPIKVSATVNSSGLPVPVGAVGNSAEIPVMDAMKFDATGKAVFNAGGLDSEAIVVDAKRNALWVSDEYGPFIVKIDAATGIIQAKYEPGKGLPALFAKRRANRGMEGMTLDTSNDKLYAFLQSPLSDGTAPYSVTKKNEQVERFARFTRWIEFDPTTGTSGKMYAYPLNAADYQDGRTGNAKLGDMVALGGGKFLVIEQGAAPTGKVFNKLMLVELKGATDIAAAAFNATTSDLEKSSMGGAAVNGADWAAVTPLKKTLLLDLNAIGWAAEKAEGLTLIDDSTIALANDNDFGLKTKIFDANGVEIDGADVTKCTVDANGTIVTSSTAGCNAANTIRVARGDDRERPSRLWIVKFAKALTAY, from the coding sequence ATGAACACTGCTGTAACGTCGATCCCGAAACTGACCCTGTTGGCCATCGCCGCCGGCCTGGCCCTGGCCGCTTGCGGCGGCAGCGATAATACGCCGGCGGAGCCTTCCAAGCCCGTGGCGCAGACGGGCGTGTTCCTCGACGGCGCGGTGGAAGGGCTCGATTACGTGGCGGGCAGCGCGGCCAAGGCCAGCACCAATGCCAAGGGCGAATTCATTTGCAATCCTGGCGATACGGTCGCCTTCGGCGTGGGCGGCCTGGCCCTGGGTTCGGCGCCATGCGGCGCCGTCGTCACGCCGCTGGCGCTGGCCGCCAGCACCAACGTGGCGGACGACAAGGTCGTCAACCGCCTGCTGGCGCTGCAGTTGCTCGACGAGGACAGCGATCCGTCGAACGGCATCAAGCTGACGGCGGAAGTGAAGGCGGCGCTGGCCGGCAAGACGCTGGACTTTGCCGCCGCCCCGGCCGTATTCAACGCGGCCCTCGCCGCGCATCTGTCGGCCGTGGGCACGAAATTCGCCGCCCGCACGGTCGATGCGGAACGCCGCGCCCTCGTGCGCGAGCATTTCGAAGATACCCTGGCCTCGAAAGCGGGCGCGCCCGTCAACGAAGCGCTGACGCAAGCCAATCCGGTCGGCGAAGTGAAAGTCACCGTGACGCGCTACCAGATCCAGGCGGCCGATAAATTCTATGTGCCGTACGAAGGCGCCAACGCCAAGATCAAGGGCGAATTCCCGAATGGCTTCCTGCCGTCCTACGGTTCGGGCCTGGCCTACAAGGGCAAGAACGCGGCCGGTGACCTGGAATTCTATGGCTTGACGGACCGCGGCCCGAACGGCGATGGCCCACTGGTGCCCGATCCATCGGGCAAGGGCACGATCGGCAGCAAGATATTCCCGTCACCGAGCTTTACTCCATCGTTCGGCGTCATCACGGTGGGCAAGAACGGCGCCGTGCTGGGTTCGTCGACGCCGATCAAGGTGTCGGCCACGGTCAACAGCTCGGGCTTGCCCGTGCCCGTGGGCGCGGTGGGCAATTCGGCCGAGATTCCCGTCATGGATGCGATGAAGTTCGACGCGACCGGCAAGGCCGTCTTCAACGCGGGCGGCCTCGATTCGGAAGCCATCGTCGTCGATGCCAAGCGCAATGCGCTGTGGGTGTCCGACGAATACGGCCCGTTTATCGTCAAGATCGATGCGGCCACCGGCATCATCCAGGCCAAGTACGAACCGGGCAAGGGCTTGCCGGCGCTGTTCGCCAAGCGCCGCGCGAACCGCGGCATGGAAGGCATGACCCTGGACACGAGCAATGACAAGCTGTACGCCTTCCTGCAAAGCCCCTTGTCCGACGGCACGGCGCCGTACTCGGTGACGAAGAAGAATGAACAGGTCGAGCGCTTCGCCCGCTTCACGCGCTGGATCGAATTCGATCCGACGACGGGCACCAGCGGCAAGATGTATGCGTATCCGCTGAATGCGGCCGACTACCAGGATGGCCGCACGGGCAACGCCAAGCTGGGCGACATGGTGGCGCTGGGCGGCGGCAAGTTCCTCGTCATCGAGCAGGGTGCCGCGCCGACGGGCAAGGTCTTCAATAAACTGATGCTGGTCGAATTGAAGGGCGCCACCGATATCGCGGCCGCCGCCTTCAATGCGACGACCTCGGACCTGGAAAAAAGCAGCATGGGCGGCGCGGCCGTCAATGGCGCCGACTGGGCAGCAGTCACGCCGCTGAAGAAAACCCTGCTGCTGGACTTGAACGCCATCGGCTGGGCTGCGGAAAAGGCCGAAGGTCTGACCCTGATCGACGACTCCACCATCGCGCTGGCCAATGACAACGACTTCGGCCTGAAAACGAAGATCTTTGACGCGAATGGCGTGGAAATCGATGGCGCCGACGTGACCAAGTGCACGGTCGATGCCAACGGCACCATCGTCACCAGCAGCACCGCCGGCTGCAACGCCGCCAACACCATCCGCGTGGCGCGCGGCGACGACCGCGAGCGCCCAAGCCGTCTGTGGATCGTGAAGTTCGCCAAGGCGCTCACTGCGTATTGA
- a CDS encoding DUF2071 domain-containing protein codes for MQDNTYRHPRAGWPGRLFAALANCTHFANVRQAIMARLPFLTLHSDVRDVVYVSWLVDAAAAQQLLPAGVTLWQRGGKTPFTVLTYRHGHFGPALLGPLRKLLPSPLQSNWRFYLDHTPPGAPNVPCVYFLKNIMDSLPHALSTRLFSDILPTHLANSMTLEVSATQARCTIAPGAGSAPALEVQADITADHRLDEDWQQLFGNWHDAVAFLACQDAATAHVPRNGKLVFGEIDLPVDLDQVQALTALRADCGLLAQLPPVSKPFAFLVPKVAFKALSERLL; via the coding sequence TTGCAAGACAACACTTACCGCCACCCGCGCGCGGGCTGGCCGGGGCGTCTGTTTGCCGCGCTCGCCAATTGCACGCATTTCGCCAACGTGCGCCAGGCGATCATGGCCCGCCTGCCCTTCCTGACACTGCACAGCGACGTGCGCGACGTCGTCTACGTGAGCTGGCTGGTCGACGCTGCTGCCGCGCAGCAATTGCTGCCAGCCGGCGTGACCTTGTGGCAGCGTGGCGGCAAGACGCCATTTACCGTGCTGACCTACCGCCACGGGCATTTCGGCCCTGCCCTGCTGGGCCCATTACGTAAGCTGCTGCCGTCCCCCCTGCAAAGCAACTGGCGTTTCTACTTGGACCACACGCCGCCGGGCGCGCCGAACGTTCCTTGCGTGTATTTTCTGAAAAACATCATGGATAGCTTGCCACACGCGCTGAGTACGCGACTGTTCAGCGACATCTTGCCGACCCACCTGGCGAACTCCATGACGCTGGAGGTCAGCGCCACGCAAGCCCGCTGCACGATTGCACCGGGCGCCGGCAGCGCGCCCGCGCTGGAGGTGCAGGCAGACATCACAGCGGACCATCGCCTCGACGAAGACTGGCAGCAGCTATTCGGCAACTGGCACGATGCCGTCGCCTTCCTCGCTTGCCAGGATGCGGCCACTGCGCACGTGCCGCGCAACGGCAAGCTGGTCTTCGGGGAAATCGACCTGCCAGTTGATCTGGATCAAGTGCAAGCGCTGACTGCCTTGCGCGCCGACTGCGGCTTGCTGGCGCAGTTACCGCCCGTGTCCAAGCCGTTTGCCTTTCTCGTGCCCAAGGTTGCCTTCAAGGCGTTGTCAGAGCGCCTGCTGTAG
- a CDS encoding AraC family transcriptional regulator: protein MEHLWQRDSERKAPELERESYDGIINYLEHGYPSSRVRWHCHEEYELHLIVATSGRLFVGDYIGEFSPGHLVLTGPRLPHNWISNVMPEGGVALRDMIVQFAHAPLAGAARVIPELRELLPLLERSSYGVEFFEMGAEAEQHLARIRVTHGAERFAEFVQLMSKLARTANYRLLSSASLRSYDDDATLAKVNSVLNYITDNYREPISAEMLAEQVGMSLSKFSRFFRKATGNSFTDFISRLRINKACQLLMDTDHYVSNVCYDVGFQNVANFNRRFLQVKGVTPKEFRRQADGRFGGIGGPVADMPQA from the coding sequence ATGGAACACCTATGGCAGAGGGACAGCGAGCGCAAGGCGCCCGAACTGGAACGCGAGAGCTACGATGGCATCATCAATTACCTGGAACACGGCTATCCCAGCTCGCGCGTGCGCTGGCACTGCCATGAAGAGTATGAGCTGCACCTGATCGTCGCCACCAGCGGACGCCTGTTCGTGGGCGACTATATCGGCGAGTTCTCGCCCGGCCACCTGGTGCTGACGGGGCCGCGATTGCCGCACAACTGGATTTCCAACGTGATGCCGGAAGGCGGCGTGGCCCTGCGCGACATGATCGTGCAATTCGCCCACGCGCCGCTGGCCGGCGCCGCGCGCGTCATCCCCGAATTGCGCGAACTGCTGCCGCTGCTCGAGCGCTCCAGCTATGGCGTGGAGTTTTTCGAGATGGGAGCGGAAGCGGAGCAGCATCTGGCGCGCATCCGCGTCACGCATGGCGCCGAGCGCTTCGCCGAATTCGTCCAGCTGATGAGCAAGCTGGCGCGCACCGCCAATTACCGCCTGTTGTCGAGCGCTTCCCTGCGTTCGTACGACGATGACGCCACCCTGGCCAAGGTCAATTCTGTCCTCAACTACATCACGGACAATTACCGCGAGCCGATTTCGGCGGAAATGCTGGCCGAGCAGGTGGGCATGTCGCTGAGTAAATTCTCGCGCTTCTTCCGCAAGGCGACGGGCAACAGCTTCACGGATTTCATCAGCCGTTTGCGCATCAACAAGGCGTGCCAGCTGCTGATGGACACGGATCACTATGTGTCGAACGTCTGCTACGACGTGGGCTTCCAGAACGTGGCCAATTTCAACCGCCGCTTTTTGCAGGTGAAGGGCGTCACGCCCAAGGAATTCCGGCGCCAGGCCGATGGCCGCTTCGGCGGCATCGGCGGGCCCGTGGCGGATATGCCACAGGCCTGA
- a CDS encoding ABC transporter ATP-binding protein, whose amino-acid sequence MAYLQLSNIEKFFGEHRAIKGIDLEIRQGEFVVFVGPSGCGKSTLLRLIAGLEPIDGGKLSLDGRDITNLPSSKRDLAMVFQSYALYPHMTVFQNMSFALKLAGVDPAIIREKVDKAATILDLGKYLERTPKELSGGQRQRVAIGRAIVRDPKVFLFDEPLSNLDAALRVQTRIEIAKLHRELGATTIYVTHDQVEAMTLADRVVVLRDGQIEQHGSPLELYDRPANRFVAQFIGTPSMNVVPADAAPQLLAQAGSAAQADGFVGIRPEHVHLGAAQPGSVPVTVDLVESLGVETLTYVRLPNNVQVVSRGAERSSLQPGQQTHLTFEPGFVHYFDRTGKTYAAAKGAL is encoded by the coding sequence ATGGCTTACCTTCAACTGAGCAATATCGAGAAATTCTTTGGCGAGCATCGCGCCATCAAGGGCATCGACCTGGAGATCCGGCAGGGCGAGTTCGTCGTCTTCGTGGGGCCGTCCGGTTGCGGAAAATCAACCCTGCTGCGCCTGATCGCGGGCCTGGAACCGATCGACGGCGGCAAGCTGTCGCTTGACGGACGCGACATCACGAATCTGCCTTCGTCCAAGCGCGACCTGGCGATGGTGTTCCAGTCGTATGCGCTGTACCCGCACATGACGGTGTTCCAGAACATGTCGTTCGCGCTGAAACTGGCTGGCGTCGATCCTGCCATCATCCGCGAGAAAGTCGACAAGGCGGCCACCATCCTCGACCTGGGAAAGTACCTGGAACGCACGCCCAAAGAATTGTCGGGCGGCCAGCGCCAGCGGGTGGCCATCGGCCGGGCCATCGTGCGCGATCCGAAAGTGTTCCTGTTCGATGAACCGCTGTCGAACCTCGATGCGGCCCTGCGCGTGCAGACGCGCATCGAGATCGCCAAGCTGCACCGCGAGCTGGGCGCCACCACGATCTATGTGACGCACGACCAGGTGGAAGCGATGACTCTGGCCGACCGCGTGGTGGTGCTGCGCGACGGGCAGATCGAGCAGCATGGCTCGCCATTGGAATTGTATGACCGCCCTGCCAACCGCTTTGTCGCGCAATTCATCGGCACGCCCAGCATGAACGTGGTGCCTGCCGATGCGGCACCGCAACTGCTGGCGCAGGCGGGCAGCGCGGCGCAGGCCGACGGTTTTGTCGGCATCCGCCCCGAGCACGTGCACCTGGGCGCGGCGCAGCCGGGCAGCGTGCCCGTCACCGTCGACCTGGTGGAGTCGCTGGGCGTGGAAACGCTGACCTATGTGCGCCTGCCGAACAATGTGCAGGTGGTCTCGCGCGGCGCCGAACGCAGCAGCCTGCAGCCGGGCCAGCAGACGCATTTGACGTTCGAGCCGGGCTTCGTGCATTATTTTGACCGCACGGGCAAGACCTACGCGGCAGCGAAAGGAGCGTTGTAA
- a CDS encoding mannitol dehydrogenase family protein → MDAIALNQANLERLPANVAVPAYARCALVGSIVHIGVGGFFRAHQAVYLDDLLALPGNEQWGYCGVGLLPHDAAMRDAMWAQDGLYTVVERSAAGDTARIIGCIGEYLYAPDDPQAVLEKLADPGTCIVALTITEGGYYVNQGTGEFDAQHPDIVHELAHPQAPRCSFGYLAAALALRHQRGLAPFTIMSCDNLQNNGDVTRKMLLAFVALRDGELARWLATHGSFPNSMVDRITPATTDEHRALVRDSFGIIDAWPVVCEPFRQWVIEDEFPQGRPAWEKVGAQMTHDVLPYEKMKLRLLNASHQALCYIGMQLGYTFAHEAMADPGIRALVRRMMDEEVTPLLDEVEGIALDSYKDTLIERFSNPAVRDQLARIGTEGSARIPKFVLPSVREALARGGAIKQLAFTVACWFRYLEGHDEQGREMPLNDPYAVRLRALALQGGADATALLSLRELFGDLNDTPAFTQAVGQALASLYGLGARGALEQSVA, encoded by the coding sequence ATGGACGCCATCGCATTGAACCAGGCGAACCTGGAGCGACTGCCCGCCAACGTTGCCGTGCCCGCGTATGCGCGCTGCGCGCTCGTGGGCAGCATCGTGCATATCGGCGTGGGCGGCTTTTTCCGCGCCCACCAGGCCGTGTACCTCGACGATTTGCTGGCCCTGCCCGGAAATGAGCAATGGGGCTATTGCGGCGTGGGCTTGCTGCCGCATGACGCGGCCATGCGCGACGCCATGTGGGCGCAGGACGGGCTGTACACGGTGGTCGAGCGCAGCGCGGCCGGCGATACGGCGCGCATCATCGGCTGCATCGGCGAATACCTGTATGCGCCCGACGACCCGCAGGCCGTGCTGGAAAAGCTGGCCGACCCTGGCACGTGCATCGTCGCGCTGACCATCACGGAGGGTGGCTACTATGTGAATCAGGGCACGGGCGAATTCGACGCGCAACACCCCGACATTGTGCATGAACTGGCACACCCGCAGGCGCCGCGCTGCTCGTTCGGCTACCTGGCCGCCGCGCTGGCCTTGCGCCACCAGCGGGGCCTGGCGCCGTTTACCATCATGTCCTGCGATAACCTGCAAAACAATGGCGACGTGACGCGCAAGATGCTGCTGGCCTTTGTCGCCCTGCGCGACGGTGAGCTGGCGCGCTGGCTGGCCACGCATGGCAGCTTCCCCAACAGCATGGTCGACCGCATCACGCCGGCCACCACCGATGAACACCGGGCGCTGGTGCGCGACAGCTTTGGCATCATCGACGCCTGGCCTGTCGTGTGCGAACCGTTCCGCCAGTGGGTCATCGAAGACGAATTCCCGCAGGGCCGGCCGGCCTGGGAAAAGGTGGGTGCGCAGATGACGCACGACGTGCTGCCGTATGAAAAGATGAAGCTGCGCCTGTTGAATGCCAGTCACCAGGCCCTGTGCTACATCGGCATGCAGCTCGGTTACACGTTTGCGCACGAGGCGATGGCCGATCCTGGCATCCGCGCGCTGGTGCGGCGCATGATGGACGAGGAAGTCACGCCCTTGCTGGACGAGGTGGAGGGCATAGCCCTGGACAGCTACAAAGACACCCTGATCGAGCGCTTCTCGAATCCGGCCGTGCGCGACCAGCTGGCGCGCATCGGCACGGAGGGCTCCGCGCGCATCCCGAAATTCGTGTTGCCCTCCGTGCGCGAAGCGTTGGCCCGGGGCGGCGCCATCAAGCAGCTGGCCTTCACGGTGGCGTGTTGGTTCCGTTACCTGGAGGGCCACGATGAGCAGGGGCGCGAGATGCCCCTGAACGACCCGTATGCGGTGCGCCTGCGCGCGCTGGCGCTGCAGGGTGGGGCGGACGCCACGGCGCTGCTGTCCTTGCGCGAACTGTTCGGTGACTTGAACGACACACCAGCGTTCACGCAGGCGGTGGGGCAAGCGCTGGCCAGCCTGTACGGGCTGGGCGCGCGCGGGGCGCTGGAACAGAGCGTGGCTTGA
- a CDS encoding 3-hydroxybutyrate dehydrogenase: protein MQLKDKVALITGAASGIGKEMAIEYAKQGAKVVIADLALEAASKTAEEIKQSGGQAFAVAMDVSSEAQVDQGVADAVAHFGGVDILISNAGIQIISPVVDYPFDQWKKMLAIHLDGAFLTTRACMREMIKAGRGGAIIYMGSVHSHEGSPFKSAYVAAKHGLLGLAKVVAKEGAKDGIRANVICPGFVRTPLVDKQIPEQAAQLKITEEEVIKNVMLKETIDGEFTTTQDVAQTAIFLAAFPSNALSGQSIVVSHGWHMQ from the coding sequence ATGCAACTCAAAGACAAAGTCGCACTGATTACCGGCGCCGCCAGTGGTATCGGCAAGGAAATGGCTATTGAATATGCGAAACAAGGCGCTAAGGTGGTCATCGCCGACCTGGCCCTGGAAGCGGCCAGCAAGACGGCCGAGGAAATCAAGCAATCGGGCGGCCAGGCATTTGCCGTCGCCATGGATGTCTCCAGCGAAGCGCAGGTCGACCAGGGCGTGGCGGATGCCGTGGCCCACTTCGGCGGCGTCGATATTCTGATCAGCAATGCGGGCATCCAGATCATCAGCCCCGTCGTCGACTACCCGTTCGATCAATGGAAGAAGATGCTGGCCATACACCTGGACGGCGCCTTCCTCACCACGCGCGCCTGCATGCGTGAAATGATCAAGGCCGGCCGCGGCGGCGCCATCATCTACATGGGTTCCGTGCATTCACACGAAGGCTCGCCGTTCAAGAGCGCCTATGTGGCCGCCAAGCACGGTTTGCTGGGCCTGGCCAAGGTGGTGGCCAAGGAAGGTGCAAAGGATGGCATCCGCGCCAACGTCATCTGTCCCGGCTTCGTGCGCACGCCGCTGGTCGACAAGCAAATCCCCGAACAGGCGGCCCAGTTGAAGATCACGGAAGAGGAAGTGATCAAGAATGTGATGCTGAAGGAAACCATCGACGGTGAATTCACTACCACGCAAGACGTTGCGCAAACGGCCATCTTCCTGGCAGCCTTCCCATCGAACGCCTTGAGCGGACAATCGATCGTCGTCAGCCACGGCTGGCACATGCAATAA
- a CDS encoding S9 family peptidase — protein sequence MATTAAIPALASPRGFTVEDMVAMERVGSPVLSPDATRVVYTVRSTNLDKNRGNTQLWMIDLRAPNAAPRQLTRGESSASDPQWSPNGDAIYFLSSRSGSSQVWQLPLNGGEAAKVTDLALDVDTYRLSPQGDRLAFSMGVFLDCADLACTKKRLDEKAKNKASGMVYDQMFVRHWDTWADGRRNALYSAPIDASGKVSAAPVSLSGTLDGDAPSKPFGDNGEYHFSPDGKTVAFSVRVAGRTEAWSTNFDVYTIPATGGQAPRNVTADNPAWDAKATYSPDGRTLAYVAMTKPGFEADRFHLVLMDVATGKKRTLADDWDRSVADFRWTPDSKAFLVAADDVGQHRLFHIDAASGKVAALTGKGAVGDFDVRGNTIVLAQANLASGAQLYTRKLDAKSETAPMVQLTKQNAAALADVRFGEYEQFSFAGANGETVYGHVMKPWNAKVGEKYPVAFLVHGGPQGSFGNSWSYRWNPQVYAGAGYATVFIDFHGSTGYGQKFTDSISGDWGGKPLVDLQKGLEAATKKFPWLDRERSCALGASYGGYMMNWIAGNWPDGFKCLVNHDGVFDNRGMAYATEELWFTEWENGGPYYDAPAKHEQFNPVNFVKNWKTPMLVVQGDLDFRIPTAQGLGTFTALQRQGIPSKLLVFPDENHWVLKPANSLLWHHTVLDWLNTYTKK from the coding sequence ATGGCCACCACCGCCGCCATACCGGCGCTGGCCTCGCCACGCGGTTTCACCGTGGAAGACATGGTGGCCATGGAACGCGTGGGTAGCCCCGTGCTGTCGCCGGACGCCACGCGCGTCGTCTACACGGTGCGCAGCACCAACCTGGACAAGAACCGCGGCAACACGCAGCTGTGGATGATCGACCTGCGCGCGCCGAACGCGGCGCCACGCCAGCTCACGCGTGGCGAATCCAGCGCCAGCGACCCGCAATGGTCGCCGAACGGCGACGCCATCTACTTCCTCTCTAGCCGTTCCGGCTCCTCGCAAGTGTGGCAGCTGCCCCTGAACGGCGGCGAAGCGGCCAAGGTCACCGACCTGGCGCTGGACGTCGACACCTACCGCCTGTCGCCGCAGGGCGACCGCCTGGCCTTCAGCATGGGCGTCTTCCTCGATTGCGCGGACCTCGCCTGCACGAAAAAACGCCTCGATGAAAAAGCAAAAAACAAGGCGAGCGGCATGGTCTACGACCAGATGTTCGTGCGCCACTGGGATACCTGGGCCGATGGCCGCCGCAACGCGCTGTACTCGGCGCCCATCGACGCCAGCGGCAAGGTCAGCGCCGCGCCCGTGAGCCTGAGCGGCACGCTCGATGGCGACGCGCCATCGAAACCGTTCGGCGACAACGGCGAATACCACTTCAGCCCGGACGGCAAGACGGTGGCCTTCTCCGTGCGCGTGGCCGGCCGCACGGAAGCGTGGTCGACCAACTTCGACGTCTACACGATTCCAGCAACGGGCGGCCAGGCGCCGCGCAACGTCACCGCCGACAATCCGGCCTGGGATGCGAAAGCCACCTACTCGCCCGATGGCCGCACCCTGGCCTATGTCGCCATGACCAAGCCGGGCTTCGAAGCGGACCGCTTCCACTTGGTGCTGATGGATGTCGCCACCGGCAAGAAGCGCACCCTGGCCGATGACTGGGACCGTTCCGTGGCCGATTTCCGCTGGACGCCGGACAGCAAGGCCTTCCTGGTCGCCGCCGATGACGTGGGGCAGCACCGTCTGTTCCACATCGACGCGGCCAGCGGCAAGGTCGCTGCGCTGACGGGCAAGGGCGCCGTGGGCGACTTCGACGTGCGCGGCAATACCATCGTGCTGGCGCAAGCCAACCTGGCCTCGGGCGCGCAGCTGTACACGCGCAAGCTCGACGCCAAGTCGGAAACGGCGCCGATGGTCCAGCTGACCAAGCAGAACGCGGCAGCCCTGGCCGATGTGCGTTTCGGCGAATATGAACAGTTCTCGTTCGCGGGCGCGAATGGCGAAACCGTCTACGGCCACGTCATGAAGCCATGGAATGCCAAGGTCGGTGAAAAGTATCCGGTCGCCTTCTTAGTCCACGGCGGCCCGCAAGGTAGCTTTGGCAACAGCTGGAGCTACCGCTGGAATCCGCAAGTGTATGCGGGCGCCGGCTACGCCACCGTCTTCATCGACTTCCACGGCTCCACCGGCTATGGCCAGAAGTTCACGGATTCCATCAGCGGCGACTGGGGCGGCAAGCCGCTGGTCGATCTGCAAAAGGGCCTGGAAGCAGCCACAAAGAAATTCCCGTGGCTGGACCGCGAACGCAGCTGCGCACTGGGCGCCTCGTACGGCGGCTACATGATGAACTGGATCGCCGGTAACTGGCCGGATGGCTTCAAATGCCTGGTCAACCACGATGGCGTGTTCGACAACCGCGGCATGGCTTACGCGACGGAAGAGCTGTGGTTCACGGAATGGGAAAACGGCGGCCCCTACTACGACGCGCCAGCCAAGCACGAACAGTTCAATCCCGTGAACTTCGTGAAAAACTGGAAGACGCCGATGCTGGTGGTGCAGGGCGACCTGGACTTCCGCATCCCCACTGCGCAAGGCCTGGGCACCTTCACGGCGCTGCAGCGCCAGGGTATCCCGAGCAAGCTGCTGGTCTTCCCTGACGAAAACCACTGGGTGCTGAAACCGGCGAACTCGCTGCTGTGGCATCACACGGTGCTGGACTGGCTCAATACTTACACCAAAAAGTAA